A window of the Haloarcula litorea genome harbors these coding sequences:
- the thsA gene encoding thermosome subunit alpha has product MGNQPMIVLSEESQRTSGKDAQSMNITAGTAVAEAVRTTLGPKGMDKMLVDNSGSVVVTNDGVTILDEMDIEHPAANMIVEVAQTQEDEVGDGTTTAVVIAGELLSKAEELLDQDIHATILAQGYRQAAEKAKEILEDMAIEVDADDTETLEKVAGTAMTGKGAESSKDRLAELVVRAAQSVADDGEVDTDNIQVETVVGGATDESELVEGVIVDKERVHDNMPFAVEDADIALLDTAIEVPETELDTEVNVTDPDQLQQFLDQEEAQLKEYVDKLKEAGADVVFCQKGIDDMAQHYLAQEGILAVRRAKKSDIEALSRSTGARIVSNIDDITSDDLGFAGSVAQKDVAGDERIFVEEVEDAKAVTLILRGGTEHVVDEVERAIEDSLGVVAATLEDGKVLPGGGAPETELALGLRDYADSVGGREQLAVEAFADAIDVIPRTLAENAGLDPIDSLVDLRSKHDGGDVTSGLDAYTGEVVDMEEDGVVEPLRVKTQAVESATEAAVMILRIDDVIAAGDLKGGQGDDDDEDDAPGGPGGGMGGGMGGMGGMGGMGGAM; this is encoded by the coding sequence ATGGGCAACCAGCCCATGATCGTACTCTCCGAGGAGTCCCAGCGCACCTCCGGGAAGGACGCACAGTCCATGAACATCACGGCCGGGACGGCCGTGGCGGAGGCCGTTCGGACCACACTCGGTCCGAAGGGGATGGACAAGATGCTCGTCGACAACTCCGGGTCGGTCGTCGTCACCAACGACGGCGTCACCATCCTCGACGAGATGGACATCGAGCACCCGGCCGCCAACATGATCGTCGAGGTCGCCCAGACCCAGGAGGACGAGGTCGGCGACGGCACGACGACGGCGGTCGTCATCGCCGGTGAGCTGCTGTCGAAGGCCGAGGAGCTGCTCGACCAGGACATCCACGCCACCATCCTGGCCCAGGGGTACCGTCAGGCCGCCGAGAAGGCCAAGGAGATCCTCGAGGACATGGCCATCGAGGTCGACGCCGACGACACCGAGACCCTCGAGAAAGTCGCCGGCACCGCGATGACTGGCAAGGGCGCGGAGTCCTCGAAGGACCGCCTCGCCGAACTGGTCGTCCGCGCGGCCCAGTCCGTCGCCGACGACGGCGAGGTCGACACGGACAACATCCAGGTCGAGACGGTCGTCGGTGGAGCCACCGACGAGTCCGAGCTCGTCGAGGGCGTCATCGTGGACAAGGAGCGCGTCCACGACAACATGCCCTTCGCCGTCGAGGACGCCGACATCGCCCTGCTGGACACGGCCATCGAGGTCCCCGAGACCGAGCTCGACACCGAGGTCAACGTCACGGACCCCGACCAGCTCCAGCAGTTCCTCGACCAGGAAGAGGCCCAGCTGAAGGAGTACGTCGACAAGCTCAAGGAGGCCGGCGCGGACGTCGTCTTCTGTCAGAAGGGCATCGACGACATGGCCCAGCACTACCTCGCTCAGGAGGGCATCCTCGCGGTGCGCCGGGCCAAGAAGTCCGACATCGAGGCGCTCTCGCGCTCGACGGGTGCCCGCATCGTCTCCAACATCGACGACATCACCAGCGACGACCTCGGCTTCGCCGGCTCCGTCGCCCAGAAGGACGTCGCGGGCGACGAGCGCATCTTCGTCGAGGAGGTCGAGGACGCCAAGGCCGTCACGCTCATCCTCCGGGGCGGCACCGAACACGTCGTCGACGAGGTCGAGCGCGCCATCGAGGACTCGCTCGGCGTCGTCGCCGCCACGCTGGAGGACGGCAAGGTCCTGCCCGGCGGCGGTGCTCCCGAGACCGAGCTCGCGCTCGGCCTGCGCGACTACGCCGACTCCGTCGGGGGCCGCGAGCAGCTGGCCGTCGAGGCCTTCGCCGACGCCATCGACGTCATCCCGCGCACCCTCGCGGAGAACGCCGGCCTCGACCCGATCGACTCGCTGGTCGACCTCCGCTCGAAGCACGACGGCGGCGACGTGACCAGCGGGCTGGACGCCTACACCGGCGAGGTCGTCGACATGGAGGAAGACGGCGTCGTCGAGCCGCTCCGCGTCAAGACCCAGGCCGTCGAGTCCGCGACGGAGGCCGCCGTGATGATCCTCCGCATCGACGACGTCATCGCCGCCGGCGACCTCAAGGGTGGCCAGGGCGACGACGACGACGAGGACGACGCCCCCGGCGGCCCCGGCGGCGGTATGGGCGGCGGCATGGGCGGTATGGGCGGCATGGGCGGCATGGGCGGCGCGATGTGA
- a CDS encoding thiolase family protein produces MREAYIVDAVRTPFGARDGSFRDTHPQDLAAEPLRALEARNGFDGPEIEDVVYGCVVPVGEQGLNVGRIAPMVAGWGDSVPGVQLNRMCGSGQQAANFAAGQVRGGLADLLVAGGVEHITRVPMGSDTPGEGHSYADPGGVTDTYFEHFDELTTQGEGAERIAEQWGFSRTELDELAVDSQRRWAAAAEAGAHDRQVVPVETTLEGERVTVAEDEHPRPETTVEALGELPLAFREAGDGVVHPGNASGIVDGAAATLVASGAACEARGWDPLVRIVDTAVVGVDPTTMLTGPIPATEEVLERNDLAVDEIDRFEVNEAFAPVVAAWLAETGADWDRTNVWGGAIAHGHPLGATGAALLGKLPSQLDACDGRYGLCTMCIGFGQGIATLVERV; encoded by the coding sequence ATGCGAGAGGCGTACATCGTCGACGCGGTCCGGACGCCGTTCGGTGCCCGCGACGGGTCGTTCCGCGACACCCACCCCCAGGACCTCGCGGCCGAGCCGCTCCGAGCGCTCGAAGCGCGGAACGGCTTCGACGGCCCCGAGATCGAGGACGTCGTCTACGGCTGTGTCGTCCCGGTCGGCGAACAGGGACTGAACGTCGGCCGGATCGCGCCGATGGTCGCCGGCTGGGGCGACTCCGTCCCCGGTGTGCAGCTGAACCGGATGTGTGGCTCCGGCCAGCAGGCGGCGAACTTCGCCGCCGGCCAGGTCCGTGGCGGGCTGGCGGACCTGCTGGTCGCCGGCGGCGTCGAGCACATAACCCGCGTGCCGATGGGCAGCGACACGCCCGGCGAGGGCCACAGCTACGCCGACCCCGGCGGCGTCACCGACACCTACTTCGAGCACTTCGACGAGCTGACGACCCAGGGCGAGGGGGCCGAGCGCATCGCCGAGCAGTGGGGGTTCTCCCGGACCGAACTCGACGAGCTCGCCGTCGACTCACAGCGCCGCTGGGCCGCGGCCGCCGAGGCGGGCGCACACGACCGGCAGGTCGTCCCCGTCGAGACGACGCTGGAGGGCGAGCGCGTCACCGTCGCCGAGGACGAACACCCCCGGCCCGAGACGACCGTCGAGGCGCTCGGGGAGCTGCCGCTGGCCTTCCGCGAAGCGGGCGACGGGGTCGTCCACCCCGGCAACGCCTCGGGCATCGTCGACGGCGCGGCCGCGACGCTGGTCGCCTCCGGGGCGGCCTGCGAGGCACGCGGCTGGGACCCGCTGGTCCGGATCGTCGACACCGCCGTCGTCGGCGTCGACCCGACGACGATGCTCACCGGCCCCATCCCCGCCACCGAGGAGGTGCTGGAGCGCAACGACCTCGCGGTCGACGAGATCGACCGCTTCGAGGTCAACGAGGCGTTCGCGCCCGTCGTCGCCGCGTGGCTCGCCGAGACGGGCGCGGACTGGGACCGGACGAACGTCTGGGGCGGGGCCATCGCCCACGGCCACCCGCTGGGGGCGACGGGGGCGGCGCTGCTCGGGAAACTACCTTCCCAACTGGACGCCTGTGACGGCCGCTACGGGCTCTGTACGATGTGTATCGGCTTCGGACAGGGCATCGCGACGCTCGTCGAGCGGGTGTGA
- a CDS encoding oligopeptide/dipeptide ABC transporter ATP-binding protein: MTEDPPLLAVEDLKTHFPVTEGLLRREVGRVRAVDGVTFAVGRGETVGLVGESGSGKTTTAHTVLGLEEPTDGEVRFEGTPVSALSGAAKREFRRRVQLVVQDPNEAFDPRTRVGRAVAEPLRLHGLDDADRRETIVADLLERVGLSADDVDRYPHEFSDGEKQRLSIARALTVDPDLVVADEPTSALDARTEAELLGLLSEIRESFDVSVLFISHDLDTVRRFCDRVAVLYLGEIVERGPTDEVLSSPAHPYTRLLLDSVPSLDPGERGLGRPLTESVPDPADPPGGCRFHTRCPDLIQPDGVDLPDDVWRAVARFRFAAATEELPPAATDADEPGAVRAALGLGEPVPDEPVEAAVADAAAAVADGDRERAAGRLADAVPTVCERESPDETAVNGCSVSCHRYDAAEPGEPLVGADDD; this comes from the coding sequence ATGACTGAGGACCCGCCGCTGCTTGCCGTCGAGGACCTGAAAACGCACTTCCCCGTCACGGAGGGGCTGCTCCGGCGGGAGGTCGGCCGCGTCCGGGCCGTCGACGGCGTCACGTTCGCCGTCGGCCGCGGCGAGACGGTCGGCCTCGTCGGCGAGTCCGGCAGCGGGAAGACGACGACGGCCCACACCGTCCTCGGCCTGGAGGAGCCGACCGACGGCGAGGTCCGGTTCGAGGGGACGCCCGTCTCGGCGCTCTCGGGGGCCGCCAAGCGGGAGTTCCGACGGCGCGTCCAGCTCGTGGTGCAGGACCCCAACGAGGCGTTCGACCCCCGGACGCGGGTCGGCCGGGCCGTCGCAGAGCCGCTACGGCTCCACGGGCTGGACGACGCCGATCGCCGCGAGACCATCGTCGCGGACCTGCTCGAACGGGTCGGGCTGTCGGCCGACGACGTCGACCGCTACCCCCACGAGTTCTCCGACGGGGAGAAACAGCGCCTCTCGATCGCCCGCGCGCTGACCGTCGACCCCGACCTCGTCGTGGCCGACGAACCCACGAGCGCGCTGGACGCCCGCACGGAGGCCGAGCTCCTGGGTCTGCTGTCGGAGATCCGCGAGTCCTTCGACGTCTCGGTGCTGTTCATCAGCCACGACCTCGACACCGTCCGGCGGTTCTGCGACCGCGTGGCGGTGCTGTACCTCGGGGAGATCGTCGAGCGCGGACCGACCGACGAGGTGCTGTCCAGCCCGGCCCACCCCTACACCCGGCTGTTGCTCGACAGCGTCCCGAGCCTGGACCCCGGCGAGCGGGGGCTGGGCCGGCCGCTGACCGAGAGCGTCCCCGACCCCGCCGACCCGCCCGGCGGCTGTCGGTTCCACACCCGCTGTCCCGACCTGATCCAGCCCGACGGCGTCGACCTGCCCGACGACGTCTGGCGCGCGGTCGCCCGCTTCCGGTTCGCGGCCGCGACCGAGGAACTCCCGCCGGCGGCGACCGACGCCGACGAGCCCGGAGCGGTGCGGGCCGCCCTCGGTCTCGGGGAGCCGGTGCCCGACGAGCCGGTCGAGGCGGCCGTCGCCGACGCCGCGGCGGCCGTCGCCGACGGGGACCGCGAGCGCGCGGCCGGCCGGCTCGCCGACGCGGTCCCGACCGTCTGCGAGCGCGAGTCGCCCGACGAGACGGCCGTCAACGGCTGTTCGGTCTCGTGTCACCGCTACGACGCGGCGGAGCCGGGCGAGCCGCTCGTCGGGGCCGACGACGACTGA
- a CDS encoding ABC transporter ATP-binding protein has translation MTDADPLLAVDDLRTHIHTDDGLVRAVEGVSFSVDRGEAVCLVGESGSGKSVTCESLTGLVPSPPAERVGGSVRFDGEALGEGDLRSVRGDRIGHVFQNPQHALDPVYTVGEQLVEAVTTHRDVDDEAARRVAVERLRRVGIPNPAARVDDYPHEFSGGMRQRVAIAIALAADPDLLIADEPTTAVDVTVQARLLGLFRDLLDDGMGLLLVTHDLRVVSEIADRVLVLFGGTIVERGPVEAVFDRPAHPYTQALFGSYDGVARRPDRPARSEVPDDGCRFRAECPHAVDACAGGEQPPAHSVDGDHTHRASCVHYDDGDRLAEVRAAARDARPLARGEGDD, from the coding sequence GTGACCGACGCCGACCCCCTGCTGGCCGTCGACGACCTCCGGACCCACATCCACACCGACGACGGTCTCGTCAGGGCCGTCGAGGGGGTGAGCTTCAGCGTCGACCGCGGGGAGGCGGTCTGTCTCGTCGGCGAGTCCGGCAGCGGCAAGAGCGTCACCTGCGAGTCCCTGACGGGCCTGGTCCCGTCCCCGCCCGCCGAGCGGGTCGGCGGCAGCGTCCGGTTCGACGGGGAGGCGCTCGGGGAGGGAGACCTCCGGTCGGTCCGGGGGGACCGCATCGGCCACGTCTTCCAGAACCCACAGCACGCGCTGGACCCGGTCTACACCGTCGGCGAGCAGCTCGTCGAGGCCGTCACGACCCACCGGGACGTGGACGACGAGGCGGCCCGGCGGGTCGCCGTCGAGCGGCTCCGGCGCGTCGGCATCCCCAACCCCGCGGCCCGAGTCGACGACTACCCCCACGAGTTCTCCGGCGGGATGCGCCAGCGGGTCGCCATCGCCATCGCGCTGGCGGCCGACCCCGATCTGCTGATCGCCGACGAGCCGACCACCGCCGTCGACGTGACCGTCCAGGCCCGGCTGCTGGGGCTGTTCCGGGACCTGCTCGACGACGGGATGGGGTTGTTGCTCGTGACCCACGACCTCCGGGTCGTCTCGGAGATCGCCGACCGCGTGCTGGTGCTGTTCGGCGGGACCATCGTCGAGCGCGGCCCCGTCGAGGCGGTCTTCGACCGTCCGGCCCACCCCTACACCCAGGCGCTGTTCGGCAGCTACGACGGGGTGGCGCGCCGCCCGGACCGCCCCGCCCGCAGCGAGGTACCCGACGACGGCTGTCGCTTCCGGGCCGAGTGTCCCCACGCCGTCGACGCCTGCGCGGGCGGCGAGCAACCGCCCGCACACTCCGTCGACGGCGACCACACGCACCGCGCCTCCTGTGTCCACTACGACGACGGCGACCGACTGGCCGAGGTCCGGGCGGCCGCCCGCGACGCCCGCCCGCTCGCACGGGGTGAGGGCGATGACTGA
- a CDS encoding ABC transporter permease produces the protein MPSMDDDERPPFQRVAWDDVSPRRRRVTTERLVLLVGVCGLLAAFLYDVFVARIYLVGEWEVAPVEWGVLLALVGLAAYGVVPALRRPAAVRRLWGRIRSDRRLLAALGTLGGVVTVGLVGGPVLGSPTVDFLYAYQPPLGVTAKVYGASCYGEIVQGSGITRYCQGSLYYPFGTNTRGQPLDYLVIRGARPAAFVLVFTAAFVVPLAAAVGVAAGLRGGRLDDLLMTYVDVQLSLPALFAYFLGYMYVGPSLLLLLVTFGLLSWGGLARVVRSEVLQRREAGHVRVARSLGASDRYLAVHHILPNVTNTLVPAVFHLFAILVLVEAGVAFLGLSDAELHSWGTTIAEGLTTSPMAPHDVWWISTVPALALTATVVACKVAGDGLRDALDPKRGDRQ, from the coding sequence ATGCCCTCCATGGACGACGACGAGCGCCCACCCTTCCAGCGGGTGGCCTGGGACGACGTATCGCCCCGACGACGCCGAGTGACGACGGAACGGCTCGTCCTCCTCGTCGGCGTCTGTGGACTCCTCGCCGCGTTTCTGTACGACGTCTTCGTCGCCCGGATCTACCTCGTCGGGGAGTGGGAGGTCGCACCCGTCGAGTGGGGGGTCCTGCTCGCCCTGGTCGGGCTCGCGGCCTACGGGGTCGTGCCGGCGCTGCGCCGGCCCGCCGCCGTCCGCCGACTGTGGGGGCGGATACGGAGCGACCGGCGGCTCCTCGCCGCGCTCGGGACGCTCGGTGGCGTCGTCACGGTCGGCCTCGTCGGCGGTCCGGTCCTGGGGTCGCCGACGGTCGACTTCCTGTACGCGTACCAGCCGCCGCTGGGCGTCACCGCGAAGGTGTACGGGGCGTCCTGTTACGGCGAGATCGTCCAGGGATCGGGGATCACCCGCTACTGCCAGGGGAGCCTCTACTACCCGTTCGGGACGAACACGCGGGGGCAGCCGCTCGACTACCTCGTCATCCGCGGTGCCCGGCCCGCCGCGTTCGTCCTCGTGTTCACGGCGGCGTTCGTCGTGCCGCTGGCGGCCGCCGTCGGCGTCGCGGCCGGCCTGCGGGGCGGCCGGCTCGACGACCTGCTGATGACCTACGTCGACGTCCAGCTCAGCCTGCCGGCGCTGTTCGCCTACTTCCTGGGGTACATGTACGTCGGCCCCTCGCTGTTGCTGTTGCTCGTCACCTTCGGGCTGTTGAGCTGGGGCGGGCTCGCACGGGTCGTCCGCAGCGAGGTGCTCCAGCGCCGGGAGGCCGGCCACGTCCGGGTGGCCCGGAGCCTCGGCGCGTCGGACCGCTACCTCGCGGTCCACCACATCCTGCCGAACGTCACCAACACGCTGGTGCCGGCGGTGTTTCACCTGTTCGCCATCCTCGTGCTCGTCGAGGCCGGGGTCGCCTTCCTCGGGCTGAGCGACGCCGAGTTGCACTCCTGGGGGACGACCATCGCCGAGGGCCTGACCACGAGCCCGATGGCACCCCACGACGTCTGGTGGATCTCGACGGTCCCGGCGCTTGCGCTGACCGCCACCGTCGTCGCCTGCAAGGTGGCTGGCGACGGGCTGCGGGACGCGCTGGACCCGAAACGGGGGGACCGGCAGTGA
- a CDS encoding ABC transporter permease, with protein MNVVRVLLRRAALGVVAAWTVLTTVFLLFTATDDWVLARRVGILRWGGADEGTVQQMTQEYLAGRGYDRPLWVQYVDWLENMVTLRWGTSFRLGEPVLPLLVDAVVRTAAYVLPALVLAVALGVGLGLYVARNPESRVAGASLGSVYLVFAVPNVWIGGLLVSLANGGVLPHSTLVFGYVLPCLLAATTLLGGVTAYARAYAAELTSAEFVRLVTATGAPPRRVAAHILRNAAVPVLSTVVAEALALLVLAVFVIEVLLGIDGFGRLLYRSVDARDLPVLLGGTLIVVTVGVLANVVQDLAYGVLDPRIDAADR; from the coding sequence GTGAACGTCGTCCGCGTCCTCCTCCGGCGGGCGGCACTTGGCGTGGTCGCCGCCTGGACGGTGCTGACGACGGTGTTCCTGCTGTTCACGGCCACGGACGACTGGGTACTGGCCCGCCGCGTCGGGATCCTCCGCTGGGGCGGTGCCGACGAGGGCACCGTCCAGCAGATGACCCAGGAGTACCTCGCCGGCCGCGGGTACGACCGCCCGCTGTGGGTCCAGTACGTCGACTGGCTGGAGAACATGGTCACGCTCCGGTGGGGCACGTCGTTCCGGCTCGGCGAGCCGGTGCTCCCGCTCCTGGTCGACGCCGTGGTCCGGACGGCCGCCTACGTCCTGCCCGCGCTCGTCCTCGCCGTCGCGCTGGGGGTCGGTCTGGGCCTGTACGTCGCCCGCAACCCCGAGAGCCGCGTCGCCGGCGCGAGCCTCGGGAGCGTCTACCTCGTCTTCGCCGTCCCGAACGTCTGGATCGGGGGGCTGCTCGTATCGCTGGCAAACGGGGGCGTCCTCCCCCACTCGACGCTGGTCTTCGGCTACGTCCTGCCGTGTCTCCTGGCCGCGACGACGCTGCTGGGCGGCGTGACCGCGTACGCGCGGGCCTACGCGGCGGAGTTGACCTCCGCGGAGTTCGTCCGGCTCGTGACCGCCACCGGCGCACCGCCCCGACGGGTCGCCGCCCACATCCTCCGGAACGCCGCCGTCCCCGTCCTCTCGACGGTGGTCGCCGAGGCACTGGCCCTGCTGGTGCTGGCGGTGTTCGTCATCGAGGTGTTGCTGGGGATCGACGGGTTCGGTCGCCTGCTGTACCGCTCGGTCGACGCCCGCGACCTGCCGGTGTTGCTGGGGGGAACGCTGATCGTCGTCACCGTCGGCGTCCTCGCGAACGTCGTCCAGGACCTCGCCTACGGCGTCCTCGACCCCCGTATCGACGCCGCCGATCGCTAG
- a CDS encoding AEC family transporter produces MSLLGIFATAILPVVGVAALGYLLGRYRGVEADGLTTVTVYVLAPALVFHSLATSSLGGETIAAVVAAVVGFTAAMLVVAELVGRLSGHSEPLLGAFVLVAVFPNTGNYGIPLADFAFGATGRSVAVLVTALQGVLLYTVGIYIAARGTDSDPLADVREVFGVPLVYAVVVALAARWLGVVPPESTTVMSTLELLGNAGIPLMLLILGIQLSDVDGTDTLQPVGVASGLRLLLAPVVATGVVLLVGVADPTVARVVVLLLATPTGVTTIILVGAFSTAADGVAPGEFTSATVLATTLVSVVTVTGLVAALQAGLVV; encoded by the coding sequence GTGTCCCTTCTCGGTATCTTCGCAACCGCCATCCTGCCGGTGGTGGGCGTCGCGGCACTCGGCTACCTCCTCGGGCGGTACCGGGGCGTCGAGGCCGACGGTCTGACGACCGTCACGGTCTACGTCCTCGCGCCGGCGCTCGTGTTCCACAGCCTCGCCACCTCGTCGCTGGGCGGGGAGACGATCGCCGCGGTGGTCGCCGCCGTCGTCGGGTTCACCGCGGCGATGCTGGTCGTCGCGGAACTGGTCGGCCGGCTCTCGGGCCACTCCGAGCCGCTGCTGGGCGCGTTCGTCCTCGTCGCCGTCTTCCCGAACACCGGCAACTACGGCATCCCGCTGGCGGACTTCGCGTTCGGGGCGACGGGCCGGAGCGTGGCCGTCCTCGTCACCGCGCTCCAGGGGGTGTTGCTGTACACCGTCGGCATCTACATCGCGGCGCGCGGAACGGACAGCGACCCGCTGGCAGACGTGCGGGAGGTGTTCGGCGTGCCGCTGGTGTACGCCGTCGTCGTCGCGCTGGCGGCCCGCTGGCTCGGCGTCGTTCCGCCGGAGTCGACGACGGTGATGAGCACGCTGGAACTGCTCGGAAACGCCGGCATCCCGCTGATGCTGCTCATCCTCGGCATCCAGCTCTCGGACGTCGACGGCACCGACACGCTCCAGCCCGTCGGGGTCGCCAGCGGCCTGCGGCTGCTGCTGGCTCCCGTCGTCGCCACCGGCGTCGTCCTCCTCGTGGGCGTGGCCGACCCCACCGTCGCGCGCGTGGTCGTCCTCCTCCTGGCGACGCCCACCGGCGTCACGACCATCATCCTCGTGGGGGCGTTCAGCACCGCCGCCGACGGCGTCGCGCCGGGCGAGTTCACCAGCGCGACGGTGCTCGCGACGACGCTCGTCAGCGTCGTGACCGTCACCGGGCTCGTGGCGGCGTTGCAGGCCGGACTGGTCGTCTGA
- a CDS encoding protein kinase domain-containing protein has protein sequence MSTGLRRGSDDDQRLLSVFGRPLLDALTGGSEREAARALCLLADAGDGVAEPLAGRLLDRVPEADDRRPLLRTLATLAERHRPAVRAALDDRDAGRRVRAAVADSEPWAFAERADGGSVAGAVRRVVETDDDPPTPAAGDRVTVEDRESTTEASDGAADDRRDEAAAADRAAERAGGDPAAADRRARLARAEDSRAFRAISLLSDFESLAVVEPEQAVRYGSVLRARATLDGEERGVALRLFDLPEGADARREFAAEVAEALARWDGVADADGVAAVYDWGDYPRPWVATPYLDGSLADRGRPGVERGLREVTHLAGALANCHGNGVVHGGLDPATVVYPASSLSGVPAPRLDNVGLLEPVRDHFSPSEYLDPRYAAPEYFSREYGSVDAATDVYALGTICYRLLTGRPPFTGDYEEVRRGVLSERPPRPTTVNPKLPSAVDDIVAKATAKEKLRRYETAAAVRRDCWRVVQSL, from the coding sequence ATGAGCACGGGGCTCCGGCGCGGGAGCGACGACGACCAGCGGCTCCTCTCGGTGTTCGGGCGGCCCCTGCTGGACGCGCTGACCGGCGGGAGCGAGCGCGAGGCCGCCCGGGCGCTGTGTCTGCTGGCCGACGCCGGGGACGGCGTCGCGGAGCCGCTCGCGGGCCGCCTGCTGGACCGGGTACCCGAGGCCGACGACCGCCGGCCGCTCCTGCGGACGCTGGCGACGCTGGCCGAGAGACACCGTCCGGCCGTCCGAGCGGCCCTCGACGACCGCGACGCCGGCCGGCGGGTCCGAGCGGCCGTCGCCGACAGCGAGCCGTGGGCGTTCGCCGAGCGAGCCGACGGCGGCAGCGTCGCCGGAGCCGTCCGGCGCGTCGTCGAGACCGACGACGACCCGCCGACGCCGGCGGCGGGCGATCGAGTGACCGTCGAGGACCGGGAGTCGACCACCGAGGCGAGCGACGGCGCGGCCGACGACCGGCGGGACGAGGCGGCCGCCGCGGACCGTGCCGCCGAGCGGGCGGGCGGGGACCCGGCGGCCGCGGACCGCCGCGCCCGGCTCGCACGGGCGGAGGACTCCCGGGCGTTCCGGGCGATCAGCCTGCTGAGCGACTTCGAGTCCCTCGCCGTCGTCGAGCCGGAGCAGGCGGTCCGCTACGGGTCGGTCCTGCGGGCCCGGGCGACCCTGGACGGCGAGGAGCGCGGCGTCGCCCTGCGCCTGTTCGACCTGCCAGAGGGGGCCGACGCCCGCAGGGAGTTCGCCGCCGAGGTCGCCGAGGCGCTGGCGCGGTGGGACGGGGTCGCCGACGCCGACGGCGTGGCGGCGGTGTACGACTGGGGGGACTACCCCCGGCCGTGGGTCGCGACGCCGTACCTCGACGGGTCGCTGGCCGACCGGGGTCGCCCGGGCGTCGAGCGGGGCCTCCGCGAGGTGACCCACCTCGCGGGCGCGCTCGCGAACTGTCACGGCAACGGGGTCGTCCACGGCGGCCTGGACCCCGCGACGGTCGTCTACCCGGCCTCGTCGCTGTCGGGCGTCCCGGCCCCCAGGCTCGACAACGTCGGCCTGCTGGAGCCGGTGCGCGACCACTTCTCGCCCTCGGAGTACCTCGATCCCCGCTACGCCGCCCCGGAGTACTTCTCCCGGGAGTACGGGAGCGTCGACGCCGCGACGGACGTCTACGCGCTGGGGACGATCTGTTACCGACTGCTGACCGGCCGGCCGCCGTTCACGGGGGACTACGAGGAGGTGCGGCGGGGCGTCCTCTCGGAGCGCCCCCCGCGACCGACGACGGTGAACCCGAAGCTCCCGAGCGCCGTCGACGACATCGTCGCCAAGGCCACGGCCAAGGAGAAGCTCCGGCGCTACGAGACGGCCGCGGCCGTCCGCCGGGACTGCTGGCGGGTCGTCCAGTCGCTGTGA